The sequence below is a genomic window from Anopheles cruzii chromosome 3, idAnoCruzAS_RS32_06, whole genome shotgun sequence.
CCGCCCGGTCCGTTCGCTTCCTTACGACCCCGTTGCCAGtcgtttaatttataaaactgTGGAAGGTCCGTGCCCTGCCACGGACATAAGCATAATGAAGGCTGGAACCGAATTTCGGGCTGGAATATGGGCTTtagaaaaaggaaaggaaatgaGCATAATGTTGGTAAAGGAGCGTCGTCCCACGGAACGTCTTCTTTCCTCCACAAGACACTATCAGCCATATGTTGTGCGGCGACACGGAATGCAATATTGGGACGCGACTTCACAGCGACTGAATGGCACTAAGCTCCAATCTCGATAATTGCTGCAATATTTTCCGCCTTCCATTGTTCGAAACTTGCACAGTTTTTGAAACTAGACCTTCGGAACGGCCGTCTTAAGGGCCCAAGGATCTTGGTGTGGCTCGATAAACGGAGGTTATGAATTTTTCAAACCTTTTTTAACACCACGCTCGGCGTCGATTGTTGTTCGTACATTGTTGGGGAAGAATAAATTTTATCATCCCCGAAAGTGCCAATAACGATGAAAAGTTACCAGTACTGATAGTTCCTTGCCTTGGTTTGGAACTGATCCTGCAAAAGGCTGGAAATGGTAATGATGGAGTTCCCGAAACCTTTTTCTCCAGAACCAGAACACGGCTATGCTCTCCGAGGGCTAATGAAATCCGGCAATATCGTTCCGTGTGGTACCTTGAATCCGTCCGATTCTTGCAAATGTACCCCATTGGTAACGGGGCCAGTAGAGTCCGTGAGAAAATTGCCCTTCGGTCGTCATTGTTAACAAGATTCCGCTCGCTATCCGTATTTTATTGCTGAACCTTTTCGAcataaccacacacacttccACGGCGAAGGATTGCGGAAAAATCAAGCTTCTTCGGGTTCTGCCCGCCCAACCAACCAATTGCAACGCGAGGAACTGAAATTCAATCACGCTTTTAAAGGCGCTCGTATTTCAAAATGGCACACACCTCGACACTCACTCGGCATGTCTGGCGTTCTCTGTGACATTCGGTGAGCCCTACCAAATATACGCTTGAATAATAAAATCGCACATGTCTGCGTTCTCGGGACACCGAAGGACAACTTCAAACGGTCGCCCTATTACCATTCAATTCCTCTGGACGAACGTCAACATTTTTGCACTCCTTTCTTCGTCCGCAAGCGTTCGGAGCTGTCGCCGCCGgcatcgacgacggcgattgGTACGTTTGCGATCGACTTCATTCCTCAGGTTGACTCAGGCCGACATCGGTGGGCCGGGggtcgaaatcgaaagttttcaatcaaacacaGGATTCATTTCCTTATAATCCCAtcgtgccatttttcatttcccttGCGCGTTTCCTTGGCGCCTGATTCCCGATACCGTCCCACAACGCCCCTGGTTTGGTTGCCCAAGTAATGGGGCTCCTTTTCTAGTGCTCGAGATCATGGGCCccctccaaaaaaaaacggaaatcaaGCACAGGAAcagcagccatagcagcgaCACGGTACGGCCCCATTCTGGCGGTTAGTTCGAGTGGAgaagacggaacggaaaacagaAAGTTGTGACAGACCGAAAAAAACCCTTTGATTTTTTAAATCCGGCCAAGCGCCGGCTCCGGTCGCCAGTTCCGGTTGGCCTATGTCGTTGCCGATAGTTGCGTCGGTtgcggaccggcggcggctgccggtTTTCGGATGAAAACAGTTTACGTTCCCTCAGCCCCGATCGAGGAAAAACCCAGGACCCAGGCTGTCCGTCGAGATGGAAAATCGAAATTCAATCATTTTACAGTGAAAGCCACCGTTCCGGCCCCCGGGTACCGGTAGATATCGCTTTCATTTCCCGTCTCTCGCATTTTTATCGGGGAGGCTGTTTTTGCGGCCGTGAAGATCTTTCTTCCCAGGTCGGTGTTGGGTTAAATCGTGATCGGGCTGAATAGTTAGTGGGATTACGaccggtttgtggttttggtGCTGTCTAAAAACACTGAGAATGCTTTTTGATCCATTGATCCACCAGCGGCAAAGTATTCCCACCCAGTTGAACGAGGTGCTTTTTGCGCTTCCGTGAGTCGATTTCGAGCTCTGGCTCATTGTGCGAGTAAATTGTGGAAAGTTTTTGAAATTTCTAATAAATCCGGAAATTTTGCTTTCACTCACGTGATTGCCAAAACCAGGTCGGAGGCTCGAACCCTGTCCTGACGCCGGCCCTGACAACCTTATCGTCCACGTGACCCCAGGGTGGCTTCCTATCAAAGGTCGCCCTGCTGGAAATGGGGCAGTAAAAAGCCACAGTCAAGGCCGGAAATAGTTTTGCCGGAAACGGCGCGAGATCGAACAAACGAGAAACCGCAAaaatgttttgatgttttgacAGTTTGTCTGTCACTTCGTGGAAAAGCATCGGATGTTGTATCGACTAACGGAGCATGCGATGAAATCGGGCTGAAAGGAGAACGATTGGGCTTCTTTCACTTACACAAATttcaaataaagaaaattctcgataaaatgttaaaataaCTAAGGTGCCTATGTTTTTAAAGCTAATGCACTTACAGTGACTAAGAATAAAATGGATGGATGCCAATAGCAAAGTGACAAACGAGGACCCAAACAGCGTCTGGCGGGCGACACATCTGTTAGAATTAAATAGACGCCGCGTGGGTTGTAATGTTTGTGTAATatcttgctgctgttgttgtggccgaGGCTAGTGTGCTGTATGGCATGCCGGCATGTTCACGATTCTGTTCTTTCGTGTAATTCTGTTAGCGACACAAGAAATTTGTCGAAGCAGACCTCGGGTTTAATTCCCGTAAAAGCTACGTTCACGGCTCGTGCATTTATCCTTTTGGGCTTCCCAAACCGGGGAGAGCAGCCCATCCTCCGGGGCCAACCCCGGGGGTGTCCTGCATGTGCGACGTTGCgggaaaagaaagtgaaattttagtGCGTTGTGCGTGTCCGTAACGGCGCATACGCATAAAATATGGGATGATGGTGATCGTAAAAGTAATCATAATACATTATCATTATCGTAATTTTAAATCTTACTCCACAGCACTACGCGAATTCGTGTGCGCCCcggttctgtgtgtgcgtggcgcGTTCCATAAACCCATCTTGTGGTCGGTACCGAAAGTGGCAATGAGCACGAGGTCGTTCTGGAAGTCTGGTTCGTGGGCTGCAATTGCCGGTAGTGTCAAAGATGTCCTCCACGCACAACAAAAACCCCGTTACAGCGTACCCTCTCGACAAGTAAAGACATCAAATAAGCGTTGAGACATTCGGACGGGCGTTGCCTTAGGGCGaaacgctgcgctgcggtgaTGCTGCCGCGAGTCGTATGCGAGTCACAATGCCCCAATAACGAGGATGGCAACCGGAACGAACTCCAGTTTTCCGGGACCGCGAGCGACCGCGGGCCGTGGAAAGCAACAACCATTTTCCGAAGTCTCCGTCCGTCGATTGCCGGTTCGATACGCTCGGGAAGTACATCGGGCCTCAGCACTGATAAGGACACTACATTAGGAGACTTTATTAGGTGCTTCTCCAAAAGTCGGGCTTCCGGTTCGTGCTGTGGTTTTGCTGCCGTCGCTGCCACGGCCCTCGAGTACCATTGTTGGGGACGATCAGACCGCCCCCTGGTCGCCTGGCCGCTTCGTCCGGAAACCCCACGGCTCATTAGAACGCATTCGAGAGTTTAGCTAATAGGTGCCGGATTAACGGATGTCGGCAAAGGGCGAGCTAAGCGTCCgctaacgatgatgatgacgatgactgATTCGTGATGGCTTCGGTTCGATCCGAGTCCGTTCAAAGGAAACTGTTATCGGCAGAAAGATTGACGATTTGATGGaatataaattgaaataaaggGCCTCTTAATGGACACCGAAAATTTAATCTCTTCCCCAGAGATAGGGCCAGTCAACTGCTGATGAGCTGCGCCATTCTTGTGCCACGTGGTCTGGCTGTTTATCTGGCAGAAAGCAAGGCGCACACAGCGCCTGTGTGGCTCATTTCGATGGTTTAGCCATTCACTTCCAGTGAAAGGTATTGAATTAAACAAGATCTTAAGATACCTGCCCAAAGCCTTTTCGACGACTCCGAGCCGCGGCTGATGCAAATGAGCGAACCGTTTTCTTTCATCTTCGACACGTGCTTGTCGCCGAGCGCTCCGTACGATTTTAAAGCGAAACCGTCCGATGCTAAATGTATTCACCATCAACCGAAAGGCATCGCGGTTTAGAAGGGCCCGCGAAAAAATCCGCCTTTCGTTCATTATCTGGCCTCAAACGAATGGCATTGACTTTCTCTCTGGCCGCGCGCTTCTATTCCGACGCAGAATGAGAAAAAGCCGATTTCATTCGCGGTTTGCGTCAAGTTCATCTCTCTGGTTTGGCCGTCCTGcggaatattaatttaaagagCTTATATAAActtttcgccgccgccgccgccgccatcaacCACCATCTCACCACCTCGCCCGGCCGCTGAGGAGGATGTTCCGCGCTGCTGTTTTTTGCTTGTTGCTAAAAGATTTCACCCAACACGTACCCCACAGAGAGGGTCCCTACTGTCTGTCGTTGGTGGTGAAAAAAGCTTGaagaatttaatcaaattccAACGCCAAACGCCACCTTTTGCCGGCCCCTGCGCCCGGATCCACTGCGGCTTTGTCCGAAGGACAGGGGCAAAACGAACGGAGTCCGGAGTCGTGAACGTGAAGCCGAACAGACACCAACGATCTGCGCTTTAAGCAGAGCCTTGCTGGCGCCGCGAGTGGTCAACAACTGATACGACGGATACACGGCTCGGGTCTTAGCGGTtgacgtcgtcgccgtcgtcggaagAGTACATTAAAAACGGTCCGCCGAAAGCCTAACTCAATTAGTGTGTGGAGGAAAACCCGACGCTTCCCGACGCAGGTGGTACCGTTTAACAGGAAACCGGATTAGAACGGACCGGGCTGGGCGTTCAGCAGCTTACGGAAGTATCGTTCGCCAGTAGTGCCAGATACTGCGACGTATGGTTAATTAGCGCCATTGATATCACTCAGTGTCCGTGGGCAAACAAGAACAGCCCCAAAAGTTGAACTGAAAACCAAACTCACTCGCATTGGAAAGTTAGTTTAGAGTCAACCGGCGGAAACGAAGGATCCGCGAATATTCCGGCCAAACCAACCACTCTCCGGGAAAAAGCGTCACAACTAAATAGCGATCCGCTTGGTTGGAATTAATTGTGACTCCGAAAGTTTcgtcccgaacccgaaagTACTCTGCCGGCGGAAGTTTGCTGTTTATCTTTCAAGTCCGCCAACCGCCCAGTCGAGTCCGCCAAACGGACGAAATGTCAACCTGGTTTTCGGTTGCCGGGTTCGAACTTTACTCTCCGATCGATTCTCCTAATTCCTTCCTCCGGCGAGAATCCTAAGAGCGAATGCAGGACGTGCCGAACGAGTCCTCGGTAGCCTTTTGATATTTTGGTTAAAAAAGTATTATGAATATCCATATTTATTTTAGTATGACGTTTCTCACTTGTCCATTAGTGCACCAAATTTACGTTTATAGTacatgttttgtttctatGATTGTTTCCGTCAGTTGAATGCTGTCACTTGCGTCACGTCGGGCAATGGGTTGCTTAGTTGCACTTTACCAAAAAAGCTTTCCAATGGGCATATCTCTCTCTAGGGGTGTCGGTCCTGAGCGAGTTGGTCGTCTGGAAACTTCTTGAGAAATCCCGTCGTCCCGTCCGGCGTCGTCGGTTCGATTCAACGAGCGTTGAATTTACATGAAGAGCCTCAAACAAACTTTTTCTTTCGAGCATGTTCACTGAAGAGGCCCAACCAGCAGCCGTCCTTGGACTTTTGGGTGACTTTCGGGGACGTGGGACGTGCGCTGCTAATTGTAATGGATCTACCCGTTTGTCGAGCACCCTAACGGTCTCGAGAGAGTGTGGATTCTAAATTCTAAAGAGACTCGGTGGCACCGAGGCCTTAATGCTTCGAAAAAAAGGGCGCTGCGTCGAATCATAAACTATTGTCAGTCGTACACaacgatttgttttccaattcaGAGGCCCCAGGCAATCCATTCTAATCACTCGCGCAGGAACCACACAGAGTCTCCGAAGGCCACCGAACGCCATATGGTCGCCGAAAGTGGGCGTTATTTGTCTGAGCATGTTTTTCAATAGATATGATTTCATGTGGCTTCAGCCAGCACTTTTGTGAGGACAATgacaacgatgatgacgacggaaCGAGCGGGACGATGGTAGAAAACCCGTTGGCAGGACATAATCGACAGGTTGCAAAAGTATTTACATGTTAGCTCCTACGCTCCGATCGGGATCAACGTCTGGGGCAGCAGGTCGGGCACCGGGAGTGGCTCTTGTCAGTCAGTTCCAGGCCttccccgcgcgcgcacgctggCGCAGGATAACGATGACACTCGATTTTCATAACGAGCACAAATGTGTGAAATAAAACTCAATGGCGCGTCGCGTCCTTACACAGAACCGATCCTGGGGGTGGGTGAGGGGAGGGGGCGTAACTGAGCACTCACCTTCCGTGTTCTGTCAAAACACTTTTCCCGCTCACCGGACCGGCGGTGAGGCGCAAATGCAAAGGAAACTCGGTTTCGGTgggaaaagtaataaaaacacTCACCATTGCCATCTCCGCTCGCCAGCGCCGGAAGCCGGGACcatatttgttttgcttagCAGTCAAATCGAGCAAAGTTTCGGCGTAACCCGAAATGGTTCCGAGTATGGCCCCGCCCCGGGTTTCGGTGCCATCACTAtcgttgttgatgttttcaAGGGCCGGATCGAGTTTTTGGGAAGTGTTTGTCATCACGGCCACGCCGTGCCGGAGTTGATCGCTTTCGCATATTGTGTCTGGTGCGATTGTGAAAAATTCTCCATCGCCAGCCGTGGCCCCGGTCGGAAAGGGAAGGCATTTTTggtatgtttttatttccatacGGTTCGGGTTCCAGCATTCCAGCGTTCTTTCCGACCTCCCTTTAGCATGCACGACACAGTGACACAGCGTGCGGATCGGGTGCCGCCGAGCGTGGTGTAGCATATTCAATGGTCGGGGCGGTTCAAACTCATCCTTCTCGACGCCGGCGGTTTATGCTCACCGTACTTATGCAGTCAATTCTATTTCCTGGCAGCGCCCGTAACCggtctgtttttgtttgtcgccATGTCGTTGAGCCATCGGGAAGGAACACCAGCACATCGCCATCTTGTTGGTCGACTCAACATTCAAGGCGGCTAATGGTTGCTAGGCAACAAACAATCTAAAGTTGTTGAAACTTTAACCAACGTTCTGTTGGgctaatttaaattgaatgtGAAAGGTTCCAACATtaactaaagccattgaagatCGGATGATTGGAACATTCCAACTGGGATCGATGATCACGAGCACTGATCACATTACGAATATGATACGAGATCGGATTGGCATAGCCGTGCAGTAATTTACGATACCAGAACAAATTTCCAATCAATGTTCCATGCCACACCAAAATGCCACTTtgataaaaatgtaatcaCTTTGATGTAAATGTATTTCAAAAGTTCCTCTCGAATACGTTACAATCAACCATATCACGTAACATGCTTTAAATTGAATTGCAACATTCTCCAATGCTTTGAAGTCACTCGAGCAAACGAAGCGCCATATTTAAGCTGTAGGAACTATCCCCGACATCAATCTCGATACAGCAACGTCCAATGACCGGTGTCCGGACCAGGAAACCGGGAGCTTAATAATCCTCTTCTGGCGAATTAATTACACCATCGTGGTGCGCTGTATGAACGTGCGTATGGACGGGTGGGCCAAGTTGGTGTACACTCCCGGCAGATTGCCACACTCGGACGCTCCCCACGATACGATCCCATACTGAATGCCATCCTGTACCGCCGGCCCGCCACTGTCCCCATCGCAGGCATCGGCAAGCGGAGCTCCGGCACAGACCATGCTGCAAGAACAAAGTGAAAAAAAGTAATAGATACGGCGACGTTGACGTTGTGATAAGATAAGACCGCGACTGGCACTGATGGCCAAGATTGGTGACGCCAGCACCAAGGTCGCGAGGTCGCCAAAAACGCACTCCTCCGTGATGAAACCGGACCAGCTTTCGTTGCAACTCGGGCGGGAGACGGCCACCAGCTGAACCATGCGCAAACTATCGACGACGTGTCCGTTCGCAATCTCGAAGCCCCAGCCGGACACCGTGACGTTTTCGCCGATGGTCCATTCcggcgctccggtggccggtggcagcgcAATGGTTGCCCTGCCGATGCCCGGTGCCATGACCGAGCGAACCCGGATCGTGGCCACGTCCCACTGGTACTCGACGGCATCGTAGGCCGGGTGCAGGTGATAGTAGAACACTTCGTGCAGCGAACCACCCGACGAGACGCTGCTACTTCCGGCGTGAACTCTAATCTGTCAAAAGTCGAAGCGAAATTGAAAGTCGTGACTGACGAggacggcaccggcggcacaTGCTTGGCGGCGGCACTGACTTGGTCATTGTTGGGATACCACTCCAGGCAGTGGGCCGCCGTCAGGATCCACGAATGAGAGATGATGGATCCGCCACAGATGTGCTTATTTAAATACCGCAACGACACCTGATAGGGAACGGCTTCGATGCTCGTCTCGATGCCACCGACGATACGGTACCCTTGCTGGTTGCCAGCAAAAttcttccggtttccggtggctaCCCAACGGGGACCACGGTTCACCCGAGCGATGACTTCCTCCACCGACAGGGCTGTTGGCGTAGAAAAGGAACGGAGCGGGGCTACAATCGCCAGGGATCGTTGGCCAGGCAGGAAGGATTACAACACTTACGAGAGGCGCAACTCGAATCGAACGGCCCGCAGATGGCGATGGCCGTCACGAGGACAACGGTGTGCCACATTATAGCTCCCGCCGGTCCGGTGCACGGTCCTTTGGCAAGACCGAGCGATACTGGCACCGGTGGAACAAATTATAATCCGGCTGGACCCCCCGTCCGGGACTGTGGTTTAGGTTTCCGTCCATGTTCGTGAGATCATCTGATTAGAGTCACGCAAAAGTTATCTTTATGGAATGTCGCCGTGATCGTATTTTACATGGAGGGTGTTGTGAGTGCGAGCGAGCATTTTTTTCGGCTAATATGCATACAAAGCATAAATGGAGCACAACTTTTGATGGTATGATTCTCTCATACAACTACAGAAaaaattaaagtttaaaaCTTGGCAAACAAACCAGAGATGAAGAGAGAACAAGAAGAGATGCATTCATCCATAGTGGGGTAGATCTGAACGCTGATCTCTTCGGTGATCTGTGAAGTTATTTTTGGTCAACAAGGCgtcaattaaaaattaaacaaatggGAGATGAAAGATGCTTCAACGGAGACCTCTCGATGTTTTCTTCACTCAATCGCAAATTAATTCTTAAAAGTTATGGAGTAAACAGTCTATGATTACTTCGATTGGCTGACAAAACGAGAAAGTGAACAAAATTCGTTTATCTGTCAATTCGAACCAAGTGTCACTATGCAGTAATCTAGTTACCATGGAAACCAGAAAAGACTACTCTTTTCACAAAAGATCATTTTCCGAATCATCATTTATCGTTCAGCTTATCGAAAATTTAATAAAGCACTCAAAGAAATTAATGTAACTGCAACCGGTTTAAGAGCTCTAATGAAAGCCAAGTAGAGGAAGTTTTTGTTACAAACCTTTATTTTATTAAGGTGAATTATGGTAAAGACGAGCCTGCTCGTTATCTACAAAACCCCGAAAAACGCACCAGGAATGGAACCACGTACTTATCAGCCACCGTTACGCTACCCGTCTCGCAATCTCGTAAACATCGCTCGGCTAAAAACCACGGCGAAAGTTGTCGACGCCGAAGACCGCAGTTACGCCGCAGTAGATGTGAAACAAAATCCTCACAAGCCGGGGTAAAAAGTGCCAACTACACCGTAATGAGATAATTGCGCAATTTTGTGCTCCGATATTTTTACTCGCCGCCTGCATTTCCTGCACTGCACGTCCAGCAAAAAGGCCCGCACCGAGTGGACGTGGAAAACCGTGGCTTGGCATGCACACACGGAGGTTCGCTGCTGCTTCTTATCACGATGCCAGGTTGTTGCAAAACGGTGAAGGAAGGTTCGCTTTCGGTGCAGTAGAGTGAATCCAGGTTGCTGCGAACCGGCGGTGGAGGCCGGGAGAAGCGACAAATGGTTCTAAAACTCAATTACAGCGTCGGTGCCTTCTTACGCGATTTGGCCCAGCTTAGGGCGGGAAGGTTGCCGGGCTGGTTGCAGTTGTAACTGGCCGCTTTGCGAACTCCAGCGGGGCCAGCGGCAGATCGGGCATATTTTTAgcgcaccggtggcaccggatTAGGCACCGGTGTTCCGGGAGGTTGGCTGCGATTGTAGCCTGGGATTCTAAACATTTGCCGCCATCGACACCCAACGGTCACAGCACGGTCGAAGGCGGAAGCCAGCGCGCAGCAGGCGTTCAAGGCCCATGGATTAAGTCCCGCGTCCTAAGTCCATACAGGTTCTGGCCCCGCTGTAATCCGAGACGAACTGCTCGCTGCTCGGTCGTGCCGGTGTGAAGCGTACCGGTTTGCCCGCGGTAATGAGGAAAATTTTAATGAAGAAACTAGATGCGTTACGGGAAATTGATGGTAATTAGGTGGAGATAGCAATCGCCGCGTATCACGTTCCGCGGCCGGCATATCGGCAGGAAACCATGCCGAGGCCAAGCCGAAGACTCATGATCCGCTAATAGTAGCCATTTACGAAGCCAGCACGGGCCAATGCGTGCGGCGGATTTACACACCAACTATCATTAGCTGGCAAGTGCGCTCCGACACGCCTTCTAAGCGGCCATGATCGTCGGTTGGGATAAGATCGGTTCTTTGAACTTTGAGGCCGGCCAGAAACTTACGGAATATGAGCCGCTACAACCCGTTTAACGACCTACTAATTGAGGCTAAATTGAGGGTGAAACAATGTGAAATTGTGCAACGGAtattgcataaatttgtcGTACTTACGTTGTCGTAAAGATCAATCTATAATTATGAAAGAAATTCGGAAAAAGCGAGTGATGAACGGTATCGTCCAGTACGTGCCACCAAATAAATCTATTCTCTCTGGCCATTAATGCCAACGTTAGACTGTAAATGACTCTTGTCACTGTGAGTGTCCATTCAGCACGCACCACTGTAGTCAAGTTTAAGGAGAAACTAAAGTACAGTTACTTGCCGAGCTGGTGAAAAATGAAGTAAGTAAATGACTGGCAACAAAATGTGCACCGTTCGCTGCTCAACCCCTTGGATTGTTCGTTCGGCGAGTTTGAAGACAGAAGCGAGGCAAAAAGGCCAACACTGTGTgacggtttccggttcggtgtgcTGCAGAGGGATTTACTTTACACCCGACCGACGAAAATGAGGCACGGAAAGCGGCCACAGAGTAACAGTaacagcagtagtagcagcagaaAAGCATTAGCCACCGGCAGTGGTTTTAAATTAACTTTTCAGCAAGTACGTGTTGGGTGTCGTGTCGCATGCCCCGCGGGCCCCGCCGTTAAGGAGCGGctgacgccgacgacgacgacgacgagaatgCACAAATGGAATGAGCGATGGGTTTCCCGGTTCCCTGCCGCGGGAAGTTCAAGGAGTTTAAGCCGAGTGCGAGCCCTACGACCGGAGCCTTTCATCATCGACCGCGCTTTAGCAAACTGGAGCTTCTCGCAAATGGCGAACGAGATCTCTTAGCCACCGGCGGGCGGTATGTCGCCAAAGGGCAGCACACGCCCTGCCGTTGATACCACAGCCCGGCCTTATCTCCTCGGGACAGCAAATCCTGCTTTTAAAATGTTATCCTCTACAGCAAGCCACAACACCACAACGCCACTCGACGCCGTTTAAGACACGGGGCATTGAATTACGCGTATTTTGGTTTACGTCCCGCAGAAATGGCGCCGCTGTCATGAGCATTCACCCAGCTCGTCCTTTCAGCGGCCATAGTGAGATGAGACGGACCGCACTACGAACATGTTATTTATCATAGCGCCACAATGGTCACGTGGTGAGGAATGTTTCCGTCACAGCGACGTTGTATAGTCACGACTCTGTTACAGAACTAGCCCCGGTAGCCCGTGACGGAAAGGATGGCttataaattattaaacaccACAGTGTTGCTTAGCAACCTACGGTTACAAAATGACTCCGGGGATGTTTAACAAAGAGAGGAGGGCCACACATTGTTAGCAAAACTAAACACTCGACGGCCAAACAATGCGTGCTCTTGAAATTCGACTAAAGTGGGCAAAAGTGATAGCCCTCCCCGCCCGAAAATGGATGCCGAAAGATATTTCACCAATCACGTCCATGGaattgcaataaaatcaaagccgaccgaccaaccaCTCGACGGAGCGCCAAAATTCAGTCGGCAACACTGGCAGCACTCATCGGCAGCCCCACCGGCGTCATGTCACCGTCAAGGATCGctaatgaaaattgtttccatctAACGCACGTCAACCCGGTCCGATGCCGGCCGGTTCACGTTCGGCGTGGCCGTCCCGGGACCAACGGGG
It includes:
- the LOC128274470 gene encoding trypsin epsilon-like, which gives rise to MWHTVVLVTAIAICGPFDSSCASPLSVEEVIARVNRGPRWVATGNRKNFAGNQQGYRIVGGIETSIEAVPYQVSLRYLNKHICGGSIISHSWILTAAHCLEWYPNNDQIRVHAGSSSVSSGGSLHEVFYYHLHPAYDAVEYQWDVATIRVRSVMAPGIGRATIALPPATGAPEWTIGENVTVSGWGFEIANGHVVDSLRMVQLVAVSRPSCNESWSGFITEDMVCAGAPLADACDGDSGGPAVQDGIQYGIVSWGASECGNLPGVYTNLAHPSIRTFIQRTTMV